The genomic DNA atctttttaacctaaaacttccaccattcatctttaAAATCATCTAAGTACCTTAAACCactcccaaaacatcttataacaacttttcaaaaatcacattttgtttgggcttactcgccatggcgagttggactgctcgcgaggcgagtagtgatattgctcactcgcgaggcgagacatgaatgctcgcgaggcgagcgatgaacgtcAGTACggccagaaaactggtttttccccaaaattccatttttcttccaatcactccccaaatcagtttacagatgtaaATTAACTTCCTGTATGCAACtggaacctatttctaacatcaaattcatgattacaacttcaaaaactacaatttcatcataaaacccaaaatccccaatttccaccaaaacctgttaaactcaaaatcagactttaatttctacactattgaagtaaaccccacccttaccttagttcagaatgaaaaatgcacagcaaaaagggttcctctggttcttctctcttgctcctggttttctcttccttggcttggtttcacgtaaaactgtttctGACTCTCACTTCctattttcttaacttcccaCTTAAGAGTAACTCCCTCCTAATTGCACTTAACTCCCCCAAATTCCTAATAACTCCaattaattccccaaacaccaaaataattaatatttcatacttatttttaattattattaaataaaccatatagtaaaataatgtaccacataaaacatccaaaaatcacatatatataaatatatgcataaactccacataaatcaccaaacatcatatataataacatatatatatatatatatactccacataataaaattaattaaataaataactagggcgttacaccaccaaaatttcataatcgTCCTTATTAAAACTCATTATCTTCTTAATTTCATGTGTTAACTTTAAAAGATTTATTATACACGAAACAAGTTGTCACTGTTAAACTATTATCATACAAGGACGAAGTCGTCACTGATACAAATACACTAACATCTAATTCtgctaacaatatataaaaatcaaagtctAGCAAATTTTCATAATCATACTTATTAAAACTAATGAATAGTAATTCGACATTTTAATTGAtgacttttctaaaaaaaattcataatcatcTAATTCTGTACCAATACATTAACATTGCATCTCAATTgtcttttctatatttttaattgattttaagtgTCTTCTACTAAttcaaaaaagtttaaattacctaatcaatgcaattttactttattctacCATCAAACATATAATACACAAATAATTTGACATTTACTTTACATTTacataaaattcaattatatcaaaattcttattaaaatttaatgatcttttacaaataacaaacatttattGTACCCGTGCGTCAGCACGGGTTTGTTACTAGTAGAGACGATAACGGTAAATACAAAACCGgcaaaaaaatttaatcttattatacttttatttatttatttttggtcgaatcataatttaattttgataaacagtttgtttttgataaacaattagaCACTGCTTTTTTTGGAATAGaagaattagtttttttataggTGAATTAAAAACAACTAGtgtttactaaaataaaattattacatCCTCgtaaacttagctcagttggttgggACAATGCATagaatatgcaaggtctgggatTAAAATTCCGgccactataaaaaaaaaaatatattacggTGGTTAATAAAAATCTagtttttttggtgaattaaacacaaataaaatgtCATATAGTTATAGTATTTAATgtgttaaaaattataataaaaaaaaaaattacagtctTTGCATTTTATAAgatattttatattcatttttgaaaaaattacgGTCTTTGCATTTTATAAgatattttatattcattttttgttattttaacttCATTCCAATTTTAACATGCTGCACAACTACTTTACCATGGCACTACTAgtgttcattttatatttacaattttgagGAAGAATTTAATTGGTCTCGCTTTGgtcacttaattaaaaaaagattgattgagtactttaatttttttttcgtatcgttttggtcccttctgatAAATTTCCGTTAAGTTTAATATAAAGTGTGCATAAGTGTTACCTTGTCATTGGGCTATGAGATTTTTCTTTACAGTATTAAGATTACCTAACAGGCAATAATATAAACATGAACTGAAAAAGTCAAGGGAACAAAGaatgctaaaaaataaaataaccaaaattattaattttatttttattaatttcaaatgaGTAGCTAAACATCAATATCCAATTGGCGGGAAAACATATCCTCATTTTTACTAGTGATACACCACCTTTGCTGCCTTTTacattttgaacaaaacactccTTTGAAAAATTAGCCTCAGTGTGATTAAGCTGTACAAGAGAGATAGAAATGATACTTACTTTTTCCAACACTCTGTAAGGCACTTATGGGTTGCCAAAGAGCTGAGAAGGTAATACCAATACTAAACAAGTGAACAGTATTACCAGCCATCCACATCATTAACAAGTTCTTAAATGGTGCTTGTGCAACTTCCCAAGCTTTCTGTTTCCAATAATAGAATTAATCAATAACAATTACAATCAGATGTAATAGTAATAGTTAGTTACAATAATTAGTTACATAAACTTATCAGTTATCCGCCAGGGTGGAtgctaattattttatttttattttttcattgaagTTATTTGAAAAGAACTACTAGGTGAAAAGGATAAACCAAAATCTCACCGAGCTATGAATGTTGAAGTTGCAGCAAAATTTGACTGATGAACTAGACGTGGGGCAGTTCCATAGTAGGTCATCCTCCACAGCGGTCCATGTTTCACCAAAAAGCTATAGCTTTTGGGAATTTGATTGAACGGCCAAGGTGTGTGCTCAGA from Medicago truncatula cultivar Jemalong A17 chromosome 8, MtrunA17r5.0-ANR, whole genome shotgun sequence includes the following:
- the LOC120577374 gene encoding ER membrane protein complex subunit 4, with the protein product MDKGKGVMGSSGRRWAVDFSDNSTSRDFIDPPGFSRASLNQDDSTLSRQKKDAESNWKSQKAWEVAQAPFKNLLMMWMAGNTVHLFSIGITFSALWQPISALQSVGKSKYHFYLSCTA